The genomic region GATTTTTGTAGGGAAGGACTTTTTTTACCCTTATTTTCCAGAAGGGAGGGATAAAATAATTAAAAAAGTAGGAGAAATAACCATGTGTCAATGTTACATCCCACCTTATATTCTTGAGAATTTAGCAAAGTGTCCTGATCCTTTTATTAGACAGAAGGCTCTGGATGCACTCCAGGCTTCTGCGGAAAGTAGAGCATTACGTAGAGCTTTAGGAACTTCTGTCACTAATGAATTATCTTTTGTGCCTCGTAGTACGGGCTGTAATAGATACATTTATGATATGAACAACCAAATGGCCCCCTTACCAGGGAGACTTATCAGAAAGGAAGGAGAGATGGATACACAAGATAAAGCAGCTAATGAAGCCTATCTTCATTCTGGTATTGTGTATGATTTTTATAAGAACATTTGTGGACGTAACTCCATTGATAATCGAGGGATGGCCATGGTATCAAGTGTCCATTTAGGCAAAAGCTATAATAACGCTTTCTGGTCTTCTAACCAAATGGCCTATGGAGATGGAGACGGACAGACTTTCCTTAGGTTAACAAGAGCCTTAGATGTGGCAGGTCACGAAATTACTCATGGAGTGATATCCTATGAATGTAACCTGGAATATGAGGGAGAACCTGGAGCCCTTAATGAAAGCTTTGCTGATGTTATGGGAGCAATCATTGAGCATTGGCATAACAAGATAAGTGACCCAGCTAAGGCCAACTGGGATATGGGTGAATTAATTATGGGATCAAGCCCTGCCAAACGGTTAAGAACCTTCAAAGAAGAAAAAGCCTATGTAAACGATCCTTATCTAGGGACTGATCCGCAACCCAAACATTATAAGAATAAATATACCGGAGACTCTGATCATGGTGGTGTTCATATTAATTCGGGAATCCCCAATCATGCTTTCTATAAAATAGCCTTACTTCTAGGAACTCCTACCTGGGAAAAACCAGGGAAAATATGGTATCAAACGATCAGGAATCTTAATTCACAAAGCAGTTTTATAGAAATGGCTCACATGACCTACCAAGTAGGGGGGAACCTTTACGGGGCTAAGGAACAAGAAGCAATACGTCAAGGCTGGCATGAAGTAGGAATAGTGATATAAATGGAAGAGCTAGTCAAAATAACA from Spirochaeta cellobiosiphila DSM 17781 harbors:
- a CDS encoding M4 family metallopeptidase — encoded protein: MCQCYIPPYILENLAKCPDPFIRQKALDALQASAESRALRRALGTSVTNELSFVPRSTGCNRYIYDMNNQMAPLPGRLIRKEGEMDTQDKAANEAYLHSGIVYDFYKNICGRNSIDNRGMAMVSSVHLGKSYNNAFWSSNQMAYGDGDGQTFLRLTRALDVAGHEITHGVISYECNLEYEGEPGALNESFADVMGAIIEHWHNKISDPAKANWDMGELIMGSSPAKRLRTFKEEKAYVNDPYLGTDPQPKHYKNKYTGDSDHGGVHINSGIPNHAFYKIALLLGTPTWEKPGKIWYQTIRNLNSQSSFIEMAHMTYQVGGNLYGAKEQEAIRQGWHEVGIVI